Genomic window (Rhododendron vialii isolate Sample 1 chromosome 4a, ASM3025357v1):
attgccATTAACACGGCCAATAGCTATATGTGTGCGCGCTTCTAATGGAACCGGATGGGAGCTCAACGGCAAGTGAGTGAAACAACTCGAAGCAATCATATCGAATGTATGTAGTACAACGTTGTACGTTGATGCGATGACAAGTCCCAATGATATAgaatccatccaatgatcctcTGGTGCCGATGGCTGGAAGCAACGAAGTCTTTGTAGCATCTGTGATACATAATTACGTTCTGGATAAACCTGATCGTACATGACCCTATTTTGTTCAATCTGTTGGATAAGGTCCTGTCGTACTTGAGCCCATTCATCTTCAGAACCATAGAGTTGCGCGGCTATCGCCCTAAAGCCACAATGACCATCAGCTCGAACGTCAACACAGTGGGAAATATAACGCTGATACTGCTGAGGAAATTTCTGAACGAGGTGATCCCTCCTATTGCTCCCTTGTGATGTTGGAATACGTGAGTCTCGAGATTCTGAAGGGGATACTGTGAAGGAAGGTATACGACCTCTATTCTGCTCATCCCTGCCTGTAGGTCGACCCCTGTGTTCTGTGTTGTATGCTGGAGGTCGAACTGTGCAACGAGATGGATCCGCCATATCAAGAAACCTGTCTATCATAGACTCTCGACTGTCGGAATCCATTTCATTTAATCTTTCAATAAGATGAGCTGCCCTGTCGGATCGTGCTCCTTCATCAGTATGCCTCTGAGCGTGCATGGACAATGTACTCCAGTGAGGGTGGATAGAGCTTAGCGGAATTGGTCTATCCACAGAACGATAAAGTGCAATATCGTGAAAgcatggcaatccgtgtgtCCTTTTGATCTTACAAAAGCAAAGGCCGGCTTCGTTTTCAGTGCGTTGTGCCTGCTTATGGATCAAATTCATTGCCTGTAATGAAATGCGGCCTCTGATTTCACTATAAATGCCTTCATGTAGATGTATGTGTCGTGAAATGTTGAGAGATTTTTGGAATGATCCCTGAATATCCCCGAATTGACTGGtcaacatcttttctattttctgaaaagatgTTTAAAGCGAGGACATGGTATCTCCCAAATATCGTTTGAGCCTCGCATGCGCAGACTCTGCCCTACAATTTAATAATATACTATGTTAAATAAGAAAGTTATATAAAGTATTACTTAGTGCAAGACAGTAAAATGTACAATGACTATAGGAAAGTTACCTTTGGCTTGAATTGCTCCCAAGGTGCATAAATTGGTTTATATATGCTGCAATAAATCGCTCTTTGTAAGGACCTAACCATGTGTCCCAAAGGTATTGCATGGCATTAGAGTATTGCTCAAACTTTTCGCACATGGCATTCCACCTCTGTTGCAAAGACATCGGTGTCGATGAATGAATAAGCAACTGCCATGCCTCTGAAAATTCGTCCCACCTCGTACCAAGCATAGGGCTGCACTTCTTTATTACACACtgatttatgtgccaaatacaaaggaTGTGTTGTGCGAAGGGAAAACATATTTCAATGGCGCCAAGAAGTGCCAGATCCCTATCTGAAACAACCACCGATGGCAACGCTGCCCCTTTTCCAATCATCCATCTCTTTAAAGTATCCAATGCCCATATCAGTCGTTCTTTtgtctcattattcaaatatgcaaacataagagagtaagttttcattgtggatgtgatacccacaacttCCAAGAGTGGAATTCGATACTCATTACTCTTGTATGTCGCATCAATAATCAACACGGACGGAAAATTGACAGATAGCTCTAGGCTTCTAGGATGAACCCAAAgaatatctgtgatttcgttgGTGTGTTCATTTGTATGATAGTCGTAAATGtaatttttctcctttaattcaTTCAAGACGTACCCAATATGAGATAGACCCCCTAGTTGTTCTTTCTTATATTGTGCCTTCACATTGTAAATACTCCTGATTCCTGTACTAATTGACGAGTCTTGTTGTCTCAGGAAATTAAGAATTTCTCGAGGCGCGGTACTGCTAGACATGTCACGAACTAATTGTTGCTGGATTGGGGTTAAccttgacgggtactcatgTCCCTCAAAACTTTCAGCTGGTTCATGGTTATGAAAACCTTTAACAACCTTCAAACTCCACATGACACCGTCTGGAGGTTGTGGTACACCTCGCAGCTTAAACGGgcaatcacattttttagttccaGTAATCCTTTGCATTTAATGCCCTTCCGGTGGCGGTCTGTACAATCCTCccctttcacaaataaaaatgcatttcGGCATCTTGTTGCCCTTTATACTAGCAGATTTACTTATAACAATCACAAAACCATTTTCCTTTCCAACTCTTCGCACCCAATCTACCATCACAGCTCTAGTTTCAaatatctataacaaaaaaaaatgaatacgtATAAACAAAACATTATGCAGCctactttcaaaataagtaacaaatatgtataataacaacaAATACGTACTAACTAACCTGATCAGTCGTAAATTCGGCTGTGTAATCTCGCCCAACGTAGGAGCTGCTCTCCCCACACGAAACATCATTCATAACATTGTTTCCAACTGACCAACTatccgaaaatgaaaaattgcattgatccataatgttcttctatgaattacgaaaatgaaatgaaagttgagaaaattttaagaaTGTGGTGAATGAGAGTAAGTGTGAATATATAGGTCAAGACATACACAAGTAAATATATAGAACTGATTATATAGGCGTTACTGTCGAATTTACAACGGGCTTTTCAACCAATcgtacaattaattttttaccaacTTCAGAAGGACTTTTGAAccgcaattaatttttttacaacttCAGACTGCCAACTGTTGCAACTTTCAACAATAGCAACTTCCaactttcaactttcaaccgttgcaattaatttgttattttttatttaattaataatatttatactatgtatcttttttcttttttatttatttaaaattattttagtgttccgattttcaatccggttcaatcggtggaaagatcttgtttttttttttcattttatcttaaatggtcataatgaaattttgaccttttagaatcaaatatctcttagggcttatcaacgagagtcctaaagtcaaaatttaattatagccatttaggataaaatgatcaggaaactaaaatctttctaccggttcaagcggatttaaatttggaacacttaaatttttaactatttttttaatatataaactgtataAAAATGTTAATAACGTACAACTTTCAACCGTTGcaattaatttgttatttttttatttaattaataatatttatactatgtatcttttttcttttttatttatttaaaattattttagtgttccgattttcaatccggttcaatcggtggaaagatcttatcttttttttcattttatcttaaatggtcataatgaaattttgaccttttggaatcaaatatctcttagggcttatcaacgagagtcctagagtcaaaatttaattatggc
Coding sequences:
- the LOC131323762 gene encoding uncharacterized protein LOC131323762; translated protein: MLTSQFGDIQGSFQKSLNISRHIHLHEGIYSEIRGRISLQAMNLIHKQAQRTENEAGLCFCKIKRTHGLPCFHDIALYRSVDRPIPLSSIHPHWSTLSMHAQRHTDEGARSDRAAHLIERLNEMDSDSRESMIDRFLDMADPSRCTVRPPAYNTEHRGRPTGRDEQNRGRIPSFTVSPSESRDSRIPTSQGSNRRDHLVQKFPQQYQRYISHCVDVRADGHCGFRAIAAQLYGSEDEWAQVRQDLIQQIEQNRVMYDQVYPERNYVSQMLQRLRCFQPSAPEDHWMDSISLGLVIASTYNVVLHTFDMIASSCFTHLPLSSHPVPLEARTHIAIGRVNGNHFVQVSLYRHYPVPPIIIWWRPNASNEAQGWAHPYETRLQLWYEVM